From the Cryptomeria japonica unplaced genomic scaffold, Sugi_1.0 HiC_scaffold_59, whole genome shotgun sequence genome, the window CCCCTTCCCCTTGATCTTTTAATTATGCTAATCAAGAGAGAATTAATAATCCTCCCTTTCCTAGGGATCTTTAAAAATAGTCCCCTTTCCTTGGAAGTGACCCTGGGAATCTAGCTATTTTTTGGGTATTAATAGGGATGCCATAGTAGACTAGTTTAGGATTTCCTAAGAGCCTTTTTTAGAAATCAATCAAGTTAATATCAACATCCAATCCATTAAAAGAAAAGTGGTTATTTTGGAGCAAGGTGATGGTCGATATTCGTTTAGGGATCCTGTTGACAATGTGATCTCttatgaggaaaaagacaaaatgcTCTCTATCTTAGAAAACATGACCAAATATGTTGCTCACTTGAAGACTATGAAGGTAGACTTGGGCTATTGAAGCCAAGATGAAGAGAATTAATTATAACCTCACTAATCTATTAGCATGAGCCTTAAAACCATTCACAGCAATGTAGAAGGGGATAAAACTTTTGTGAATCAGTGGTAGACTATGTAGGCTTTGAAGTTTGGGGGCAACATTTCAATTAATATCAACCTAGTCGAGAAGAGTAACTAGAATAAGGATGATAGTGTAGGTCCATCATCTCAAACCCATGGACATCTCAAGAACGCTAGGGAGCTAAAGCAAACATAGAATTGCAAGATCTGATGAACATTACccaaaatatggaacaaatgaaagTTGAGTTTGCTAAAGCCCTGAAGAATTTGTGTTAggttttatattttcttttgttgGCCTACTATTTTAGGGTTCTGTATTCTAGGTAATTTTTGTGTTGTTGTTTGGCTATGTGTTTTCTATTTGCAGCTCTTTGTACTCAGGGTTTTCAGATCCCTTCAAAACCATTTTTTCCTTAATAATAAACCATACCCAATTTGAAATTCTGTTTAGTAAGTTGGCATGCATCAAGTAGGATTAGAGGAAGTTCATTTGTGTCAAGAAGAAGACCTATAGGTAGCCAATATGACATATAGAAAcaagggttgaagaggaagaagacaaagaggcTTTGAGCTCGATATTACAGACATAGTTAGAGGTTTAATATGGAAAATGGACACATTGGAGATGTCTCAGAGAAGAGGAGCCCATATAGAGGACGTCAATGAAAATGTCAAAGAGTATACTGTTGAAGGGGGAGATAATGTGAATCAACTCAGGCTTGATCAAAGAGAGGAGATATTCATCAAGGCCATCACCTGGATTAATTTGAAGCTACAATTTAATCCTTCAAATTTTGAAGGAGGTTTAAATGAAAAGGAATTGCTAGATTAAGGAATTTATTGAATGTATGAAGCCTCCATTGTACTTCGGAATCTTCTTCAAATGCTCTTAGATATTTATCATGTTTAAAAAAGAGAGTGTAGAGGAGAGTATTTACTACCGTTGAGATGAAAATATCTTGTGTAGGAAACCAACCTTCGATACATCACTTAATTTTCACTCTCGTGAGCCAAGAAGATTGATATGGAAGAAAGGAAACAAactaaactatgtctataaacataAAATACTACATAAGAAAGGAATATCAAATAGTCAAAATATTTTGATTATAGAAAAAGAAATCTCTATAAATGCATACTTTACCCATGAACTGGTGAAGCCTTAGCCTTGGATACCAATGTGCCAGAGGGACATCTACACATTGCGGTGTCATATgtagaaacaaaaaatagaaaagcaCCAAAAGTCACACCAAAAAGAATCTCATGCACTATGAAACTATTCATCACCAACACACACTCATATAGGGCAacatgttggggttgtataggggtttgccttattcaaacccctgtTTCTATGTTTATACCTCCATAGACAACTAGATACATAGAttggataaaataaaagattaGATTGTGCAATAGAAACAAACTCTTCTTAATGGAGGAAACCCACTATTATTTGAGATAAaatgttaatttgattaattcaaatAGATAATAAATACATTTAGAGACTAGTGACATGATGTtatattgaaaaaaaatacatacaaGAGATAAGAGAGAAAGGAAAACATTACATAGGAAAGACCCCTCTCTTGAAATAATGGCACGATTGTAAGCAAGataataattgttttttattttcatgaGTGCAGATTTTGGTAGAGTTTTATTACTAGTGTGAGAGATAGATATCCGAGAGTGTGAATGTTgcaaaatgaaagagaaagaagagtttTTCTGCTCAAAATGAGTGGGAATAGCCATTTTGAATGTGCCCAAAAGAAGGGACATGCATCAAAAGAGGCTCGATGTAGAATATATCCAATTTAAATCTAAAATCATTTCGGGACGTTTGTGCGCTACATACATGTATGCTCACCACTCTCCCATTTGACCAAATCAATCCCACATTTGGATTAGGGGTTGCTAATGCTTCATCTTTAAAATCCATGATGCTGGAATGATAGTatcttgattattattttttattataaacacACCGAGCCTATTGCATAAGTGTCATTAATGCACTAGGTGTAGTTTACGACACTAAATTTTTCCCCCACTTTGTAGGACTACTCAACTCAAGGGAACAAGTGCACTAAACTAACTTAGAAATTTGTGTTCATAGAACTCATGCAGTGTATTAAATGCATTAATTACTTTAAAAAGGGATATTGTAGAGGCCACCAAGGTCAACAAGGAAAATACGAATGGTGACCCCAGTGCCCAACAAAAAAATATAGTGTTTGACATGAATATTCAAGTaccataaaatcaaaaaaaaatttagcgcCAAAAATAAGGAAGCTCTTTGGCAAGAAGAATTATCAAGCTACATATTTTGTCACAATATTCATGTAAAAGGGTAATATAttgtaataatgaaataggtataatgatcagatacttattcttcaaAATGTTTTATGTTATCTTCTGTGATATACTCTTATTTGACCTACTATTAATACCACACTATATTTGTATTAGATATTTTAATTTCATGTAATTTTTCCTCTTCTTATTGCCTTTCTTCTActtttccttctccttctcattgaccttcttCTTCTAATTTTACTTAGATTTTTGTCGTTCCTTTCCTTTTGTGTCttgttcctcttcttgttcttgtccctcttcacgggtgatcccacaatacttcTTGAGTCCCCTCCCTTTTGTATGTTTAACCCTATTTGACCCATTACTTGTAATCAATCTAAGAAACATCTATGTGGGtattaatttatgatttataaCTTATTGTAGTTATTTTTAATCCCctcatatattaaaaaatatcaaatttccaTAAAATTTAAGTATGAGAGCTCTCTACTTGATTTCCTCGGTGTTTTCTATGTTTGCCAAATTCATATAGTTTCAAAGTTTCAGTTTATGTCACATCTTTCTCGTCAATCCTAACCTCCTAATACATCACCTTTAAAAAAAattgagtctttcaagttggaccATTGGACATTCCCATCCCAAATACCATTTACCTGTTAAAATTGATATCCTAATCCCTTGTCCTCTGAACATTTTCTAAGTCTATTTCTTCAACCTTTAGACTTGGCCTTCCCTTCATACCTTCCTCAATCCTCTAAAATATTCAAAGGCCCTTTTAATAACTTTTAAAGTTGGACTTTTAAGATTCCCTCGGTCCCCATGCTTCCTTCTAGGAGTTTAACTTTCCTATATGCTTATCAACTTGTCAGGATTTCGTCCATCCACCTACTTTAAGGGATGTTTACCTCAATACTCTCAATATGCAAACACAAACAATGAAGAAGTGTCTCATGCATCAAGTTAAAATGTTTACAAAATATTTGACATGAAAGAGAGAAAAAAGCAAGTATTGGTTTTGGACAATATGAAGGTTTAAGAACCTTATAAATCCTCAACATGATTCTGTGAGGGGAAATGCTCTAAACTGAAGATGATGTGAATAGGTATTATCGATTTCATGTAGGCTTTGAAACACTTTGAATCaccatttaaaatcaaataaagatgCATAGGCAAAAGAATTACAAGGTGTATGAGTTTTCAAACCATTCAAAAGTGTGGTCCATATTTCAAAAGCTCACTATTGTGCCAACAATATGACATGGTTCATAATAGGAAAAAAGATCTAACATATCAAGTAAGCGTagctaaaataattattttaattatagaaAGAGATATAATGAATAATAGCATGCTAAATATCTCTAATAAATGTCGCCTATCCTTTTGCAATGCTCGTGATTCCATTAGTGGTTGATAAGCCCCTACAATCACCAAATTTAATTTTGCAAGTGCCACAAAGGTATATATTTTAGCCAAAATGACGTATATTTAAGAAGTAAAAATGAATGAAATGGGTTTTTTTTCCCTAATTATTTTTGTGGTTACTATCATAGATCATGATAAACTTAAGACAATATCTAGATTCTATTTGCAATATATTTTCTAGGTTTCCTCACTTCATTTCATGCTAGACCTATAGGAGTGATGAATGAAATTACTAAAAcgtttttcacaattttttgaatGTGACTGTTAAATAATAGTTAATTGTGAGTGGGACATCACAATTTTCCTTGAATATTTAACAATTTCCTAGTACCAAGTCTCCCAAGAGTTGCTAAACGCTAATAAATGATAGATCTAATGATATATCTATATGAACTAGTAGTTCATTTAAATAATTGGTCACTAAACCAATTCTAAGGTATAGTAATTTTTTTTAGTGTTATAGAGAATTGaacatataaattgtaaatgaATGGATGCACTTTATATTAGTATAGTAAAGATTTAATAATGCACATTTTTGTAGTTGTATATCTCCATTATTTTATGTCAAGACTCATAGAAGTATTATAATTGCATTTTTAATCATCTGCTCTAGCCACATGTATTGATACAAAAGAAACACTGGTTGTGTGACAACATATAATACACTAGAATCTTTTtcaattatcattttttatttattaaatccctatCTCACTAGAACATGAGATGGGTTAGGATAAGGGCTTTGAATGTATATTATGATTAACATTGATCACAACTAGATCGACTAATATGTGAAAAATGAGGAGAATGAAATCGATTGCAAACCAATTTATTTAGCCACTTGGCCCTGATTCTGACTTGTTACTCACAAAACAAGACCTCATGGCACACCCACAAACATGAACATTGAACATTATAGTAAATTTAATTTGTGACATATAAACACTAATTACATGTGTATTCAAATTACTAACATAGAAGGTAGCCTAGGAATCATAACTTTGGGTGAGGAGGTTAGACTGAATGTCGCAGGCATGGGAGAAACACAAGGGAAATCTATATGCGAAAACAAACACTCTCAAATCACTTATTAACATAACTATGGTTTTCCAATGAAGGGACCACACATGCACAAATATAGGACCTAATTCAAATGAATGAGGATTAGACCAACCTCCAAAACGGGGCTCAGTAATTTCCATTGGGAAATTAGGGTGTGGTGTGTGATTAACAATGAGCTAAAAATATATATAGGAGCTATATCGTCACATCCATGAGCAAGATCGGATGCTTGAAGTTGATTGGCATCATGTAGATATGACAATCATAAATGAAGATTGAGAAAACATCAGAGTGTTTTTAGGAGTGGTCTCGTTTGATTTATGTTTACTGAAATTCTAATCATGCAATCATTTCATGTGATCCTAGAAGCTAAAAGGAGTTAAAGTTTCGTAGTCCCGCATGGGTAAACGATGTTGCTTCGAAGACCGGGAGTGGAGGCTTAGACCAGTCTGGAACGAACGGATGTGAACCCAGTAACTCAAAAATTCCCAATAACAAAAATATGAGCagtggttggtataccaaaataGGTTTACATTTCATGGATTTTAATGACAATGGAAAAGATGGTGTATTCATCGGGCGAATCGTTTACTTGGTTGCCACTCCGGATAGAAAGCCCCACCTTATCTCCATAACAAACAAAAACGACGAAGAGTACATGTGAATCATTAAAAGTCaagaaaatgaaatagattaaTACAGTTGCTAACAATACTTGTTCATGTCGATTTATACTCGTGTTAAAATATCAGTATTGCCTACCAACCTACCCAACAACAGCTGATTTAATTcgtgtatctatatatacaaacacaaAGAAACAGATTTTCACATCTCAGTTCAGAAACAATTTGGCATTTTATCCTGTTTAAGTTGTGATCAGACTCTGAAAGAGGAAGTATTGTACGATTCTAGCAATGCAGACATTTTATGGCCGCCTCGTGCTGCCACTTTTGGCATTGTGGTTCACTATTCAATTTGTTTCAGCGAAACATGCTGTGATCACACGGCGCTACAATTTCACTGTGGGTTATATAATTCTATGGAATGAGTTGAATGTTTTATTGTTTAGGAAAGTATTAAATTTTTACAGATAGCCGTGATTGATTCTTTGTTCTAAATATCCACAGATCCAAATGACGAATGTGACTCGTCTTTGCACCACGAAAGCTCTCTTGACTGTCAACGGGCAATATCCGGGGCCTCCAGTAGTTGCTCGAGAAGGAGATCGCGTGGTTATCAAAGTAACAAATAATGTTAAAAACAATATTAGCATACATTGGTATCTCTTCTGCTCCCGCTACTCAGTTatttacttaataaaaataatattatatgctgATGTCCCTTTAGTGGGTGCACCTAATGAATTCCTATGAATCGCTCAGGCATGGAATTCGGCAGCTTAGATCTGGATGGGCGGATGGTCCTGCTTATGTCACTCAGTGTCCAATTCAAACCGGGCAAAGTTATGTGTACAAGTTTATTGTCAAAAGGCAGAGAGGAACACTGTGGTGGCATGCCCACATCTCATGGTTGCGAGCAAGCATACATGGGCCCATTATCATCTATCCCAAGAAGAATGCTTCTTACCCATTCCCTCGCCCACACCAGGAAGTGCCTATTGTTTTCGGTATGCCCTTCAGTACTCGTTGATAATGTGTTGCCATTGTACGTACATAGTCCTAAATTTACAATGAAAATACTGCTGTTGATAATGTGTTGCAAATTGCAGGGGAGTGGTGGAATGCAGACACTGAGACTGTTATCAATCAAGCAATGCAAAGTGGTGCGCAAGCTAATGTGTCAGATGCATATACCATCAACGGGCTCCCTGGACTTATGTATAACTGCTCTACCAACGGTGAGGGCGGGGTATTAAAATGGATGAAACATAACTAGACTGGTCGCTATTGttcatttgtttaaatgtaaatgtaaCAAAGGTTTCCTGTGTTGTGTAATGCAGATACATTCAGGCTCAAAGTGAACCCTGGGAAAACTTACCTACTGCGTATAGTTAATGCTGCACTCAATAGTGACCTGTTTTTCGCAATAGCCAACCACACATTGACTGTGGTAGAAGCGGATGCTGTGTATGTCAAGCCTTTTCAAACCAATGTTATTCTCATCACTCCCGGTCAGACTACCAACGTCCTCTTGACAGCTATGTCTCAGCCACCCAATGCCACATTCCTCATGTTAGCAGGCCCATTCGCTACGGGAACAGCAGCTTTTGATAACTCAACCAGTGCTGGAATTTTAGAGTATGTAACTTCCAATGCGACAGCAGTTAATTCATCCTCATCCTCTCTTCCTATGATGAAACCGACGCTTCCAGCCCCCAACGATACCTCCTTTGCCGCCAATTTTAGCCAAAAGATGAGAAGCTTGGGCAATCCGAAATTTCCTGCAGCAGCTGTCCCTCAGAAGATGGATAAACAGTTCCTATTCACAGTCGGGTTGGGGCTAAATCCGTGTCCCCAAGGACAGACATGTCAAGGCCCCAACGGTACCAAATTTGCAGCCTCCATTAACAACATATCCTTCATTCTTCCCACCACCGCTCTTCTTCAAGCATACTACTTTAATCAGTCCAATGGAGTTTACAATACCACTTTCCCTGACAATCCGCCATTTCCTTTCAACTACACCGGCACGCCGCCTAACAACACACAGACCCTCAACGACACCAGAGTCGAAGTGCTTCCCTTTAACACTAGCGTACAGCTAGTTCTGCAGGACACCAGCATTGCGACCTTCGAGAGCCATCCTCTGCATCTGCACGGCTTCAACTTCTTCATAGTGGGTCAGGGTATGGGAAACTACAATGCAAGCACTGACCCATCTAACTTTAATCTGGTGGATCCTCCGGAGAGAAACACAGTTGGAGTTCCCAGTGGAGGTTGGGTGGCTCTCAGATTCCTAGCTGATAATCCAGGTATTAATATCATTACGTAATGTTAGCTTCAATCGCTCATCTGGTTCAAAGATTTGTGCTTCTTTCGTATAAACATATATCCGATTGTATGTATGTTTTTTGCAGGAGTGTGGTTCATGCATTGTCATCTCGAGCTGCATACCAGCTGGGGATTGAAGATGGCGTGGGTTGTTTTAAATGGAAATGGTGGCAGATCTCAATCTCTTCTTCCTCCTCCCAAAGATCTTCCCCCCTGTTGATCATTCATCCTTCAATTAGACTATTCAATTTGTGCTTCCTAAAATCTGACTGCATCCAATCGTGTGCTGGTCCAAAGTAGTTTGCAAACGATCGATAAAGAGAAACATATCAGTATATTTGTGTATCAATAAGTATGCTTTGGAATATATCAGTGATGAGACCTTGGTTGAATTACTATGACAGAGACATCTCCACATGGACCTTTCAAAAGTGAAAGTGCGAAGGTAGAATTAAAATTACAAGTTTTGCAGAGAATTTCTAACAGTAAGATTCACATTTCCTTATAATATACttatttattgttgttttataTGGTTGAGATTTTCAGCAGTATATTTCTTCATTCGAATACTTAATTGAAAATAATGTTGTTCTGTGACAGATAATTTAATCTTAAATATTATCTTCATTTTTCAACATCTAAATAGTCaattaataaataagaaaaaatgtaTAATGAATCATTAGAAAAATTACAATTTTGTTATTGACAATTTAGTCTATTTTGAAATATAGTAAGATTTATAAGAAACTTTTaaaaacacattgatatctatcgtTTGTAACCTTTTTCTCATGATTTCTGTCAGATTGTTATCTGATACTACCTCATTTTGTACTAGGACTAGCACTTTTCTGAATTAGTTTTTAAGTGCATTATAaaatgttaaatttaattaaataattggatTAAGGCATACTTATAGATATGTAAATGAAAGATCTGTCTTTGTTTTATTTAATCTCAATTATAATACCACTTCTCCTCCTTCTATGCATAGAATCTATCTAGATTTGCATCAACATATTTGATGTGATTAATGATGACTCATATCTTCAATACTAAATATGAAATATATGGAAATTATTCAATTCATtgtgaaaaaatatattttctcaataatcTCTCTATATTTGAACATTTATTCATTCCCTTAATTAGAGCTTCTATCAAACGGAGGGGGTGGGGGCTTTGTGGTGTAGAGCTCCGAGATGGGCATTCATTATGTCGAATCTCTTCTAGATAAAAACTACATTCTTGGAATTTAGTTTCTCCCCCCCACACATGCACATAATTGCACTTGCTTGTATTGATATGCTACATGCATATGATTTAATTTGTTTTTATAATTTAACTCAATTCctatataatttgaattgtaatcTTATAAGTACCATTGAAACTTTAATATGTTTTCAGTATATGATACATAATGCACGTGTGACATATAAATGATTTAACAACAATATAACACAAATATAGCTAGCTACAACATATAATTGATGTATATCATTGTTAAGGTGTATACCTATTGATATCAATTGATATTCATATGGTTTTCATTTATCACATAAAACTTTATAGACATTTTTATTGTCAGTGCACATACCACTATTACAGCGGCGTCAATTGATATTGACTTATTTCATGGAATCGATGATGACTTACATCTTCAGTATTGAATATTTAATGTATGGGAATTATTCAGTTCATTGCGAAATAAT encodes:
- the LOC131030672 gene encoding laccase-4-like, whose product is MTETSPHGPFKSESAKRKYCTILAMQTFYGRLVLPLLALWFTIQFVSAKHAVITRRYNFTIQMTNVTRLCTTKALLTVNGQYPGPPVVAREGDRVVIKVTNNVKNNISIHWHGIRQLRSGWADGPAYVTQCPIQTGQSYVYKFIVKRQRGTLWWHAHISWLRASIHGPIIIYPKKNASYPFPRPHQEVPIVFGEWWNADTETVINQAMQSGAQANVSDAYTINGLPGLMYNCSTNDTFRLKVNPGKTYLLRIVNAALNSDLFFAIANHTLTVVEADAVYVKPFQTNVILITPGQTTNVLLTAMSQPPNATFLMLAGPFATGTAAFDNSTSAGILEYVTSNATAVNSSSSSLPMMKPTLPAPNDTSFAANFSQKMRSLGNPKFPAAAVPQKMDKQFLFTVGLGLNPCPQGQTCQGPNGTKFAASINNISFILPTTALLQAYYFNQSNGVYNTTFPDNPPFPFNYTGTPPNNTQTLNDTRVEVLPFNTSVQLVLQDTSIATFESHPLHLHGFNFFIVGQGMGNYNASTDPSNFNLVDPPERNTVGVPSGGWVALRFLADNPGVWFMHCHLELHTSWGLKMAWVVLNGNGGRSQSLLPPPKDLPPC